The Chryseobacterium aureum genome contains a region encoding:
- a CDS encoding NAD(P)-dependent alcohol dehydrogenase: MSTITVKAYGAESTTADLKELNIERREVTAKDVEIEILYCGVCHSDLHTARNDWGGSLYPVVPGHEIVGRITNVGSEVSKFKVGDLAAVGCMVDSCGHCDSCKHDLEQYCLNGFTGTYNGKDKHLGGHTFGGYSQKVVVDEHFVLSVPENLDLAAVAPLLCAGITTWSPLRHWNAGPGSKVAVVGLGGLGHMAIKLAKGLGAEVTLFSRTPGKTDDAKQLGADHVVISTDDSQMDAVKGKFDLIIDTVPYEHDINPYMQTLSLNGTLVLVGFVGEFQETEVSTRPMIFQRRSVAGSLIGGIAETQELLDFCGKHNIVSDIELIKMQDINTAYERMLKSDVKYRFVIDMQSL; the protein is encoded by the coding sequence ATGAGTACAATCACAGTAAAAGCTTATGGTGCAGAGTCTACCACGGCAGATCTGAAAGAACTGAATATTGAGAGAAGAGAGGTAACCGCAAAGGATGTAGAAATTGAAATTCTCTACTGCGGGGTATGCCATTCTGATCTTCATACCGCAAGAAATGACTGGGGCGGATCTTTGTATCCTGTAGTTCCGGGGCATGAAATTGTAGGAAGAATTACGAATGTAGGAAGTGAAGTTTCCAAATTTAAAGTGGGAGATCTTGCAGCAGTAGGATGCATGGTAGATTCGTGCGGACATTGTGACAGCTGCAAACATGATCTGGAACAATACTGCCTAAATGGATTTACAGGAACTTATAACGGAAAAGATAAGCATCTTGGAGGTCACACTTTCGGAGGATACTCTCAAAAGGTAGTCGTAGATGAGCATTTCGTTCTAAGCGTTCCAGAAAATCTGGACCTGGCAGCAGTAGCACCACTTCTATGTGCAGGAATCACCACATGGTCTCCTTTAAGACACTGGAACGCCGGGCCGGGTTCAAAAGTAGCCGTTGTAGGATTAGGCGGCTTGGGCCACATGGCTATCAAGCTGGCAAAAGGATTGGGAGCTGAAGTTACTTTATTCTCAAGAACTCCGGGAAAGACTGATGATGCCAAACAGCTTGGAGCAGACCATGTAGTAATTTCTACGGACGATTCACAGATGGATGCCGTAAAAGGTAAATTCGACCTTATCATTGATACCGTACCTTATGAACACGACATCAATCCTTATATGCAAACTCTTTCTCTGAACGGAACTTTAGTTCTTGTAGGATTCGTAGGTGAATTCCAGGAAACTGAAGTAAGTACAAGACCTATGATCTTCCAACGCCGTTCTGTAGCAGGATCATTAATCGGAGGTATTGCAGAAACACAGGAATTGCTGGATTTCTGCGGAAAACATAATATCGTCTCAGATATTGAACTGATTAAAATGCAGGATATCAACACCGCGTATGAAAGAATGCTGAAAAGCGATGTAAAATACCGTTTCGTGATTGATATGCAGTCTTTATAA
- a CDS encoding helix-turn-helix domain-containing protein, producing MENQEVEIYNTVSEYNKMANHETLHPLVSIIDFSKSDPICQYRRKFGFYTVFLKDVMCGDMQYGKHSYDYQEGTLVFIAPGQTYGIYNKDRSVQPAGFALIFHPDLIKGTNLGKNIKDYSFFSYDVHEALHLSEKEREVVLDCFKNIKLELEQAIDKHSKSLIVNNIELFLNYCMRFYDRQFITRDHINQGVIGKFENLVDDYLKSENPKNIGFPMVNYFAEQLNLSANYFGDLIKKELGISAQEFIHNKLIDIAKEQILDQTKTISEISYDLGFKYPQHFTRLFKTKVGVSPSEYKILN from the coding sequence ATGGAAAATCAGGAGGTTGAAATCTATAATACGGTCTCAGAATACAATAAAATGGCAAATCATGAAACCCTGCACCCGCTGGTAAGTATTATTGATTTTTCCAAGTCTGATCCTATTTGCCAGTATCGAAGAAAATTTGGGTTTTATACCGTTTTTCTGAAAGATGTAATGTGCGGGGACATGCAATATGGAAAGCACAGCTATGATTACCAGGAGGGCACTCTTGTTTTTATTGCTCCCGGGCAGACGTATGGAATTTATAATAAAGACAGATCTGTTCAGCCGGCAGGTTTTGCCTTAATTTTCCATCCGGATTTAATCAAAGGAACCAACTTAGGAAAAAATATCAAAGACTATTCTTTTTTCTCTTATGATGTACACGAAGCATTACACTTATCAGAAAAGGAAAGGGAAGTGGTGCTGGACTGCTTTAAGAATATTAAGCTTGAACTGGAACAGGCCATTGATAAGCACAGTAAATCTTTAATTGTTAATAATATCGAACTGTTTCTGAATTACTGCATGCGTTTTTATGACCGCCAGTTTATTACAAGAGATCATATTAATCAGGGAGTTATCGGGAAATTTGAAAATCTTGTAGATGATTATTTGAAATCTGAAAATCCCAAAAATATAGGTTTTCCCATGGTGAATTACTTTGCAGAACAACTGAATCTGTCTGCCAATTATTTCGGAGATCTTATTAAAAAAGAATTGGGAATTTCCGCACAGGAATTTATCCACAACAAACTCATTGATATTGCCAAAGAACAGATTCTGGATCAGACAAAGACGATCAGCGAAATATCTTACGATCTGGGCTTTAAATATCCGCAGCATTTTACAAGGCTCTTCAAAACCAAAGTAGGTGTTTCGCCAAGTGAATATAAAATCCTGAACTAG
- a CDS encoding alkaline phosphatase family protein, translating into MKRGIHFLLLLISFTAFAQQAGVDTAQVVIPGRQNSTEAQSKPYVIMISTDGFRYDYARKYNAENLLKLSDGGVKAKAMIPSYPSITFPNHWSLITGLYPSHHGLIDNFFYDYKRKEGYAMSSKKNAEDGSWYGGIPLWGLAEKQGMVSASLMWVGSASDAGGMRPTYYYPYHEKFTPSVKVEKVVNWLKLPEDKRPHFISLYFPEVDGSGHHYGPDAKETENAVHLIDQAVGDLVQKVNDLGLKNVNFIFVSDHGMIKVDGGTPLEIPAVLFDKNRFDFYNSQTLLRVYVKNPDEVKKVYKELKASKTDDYEVYLDKKLPKYLHFATRDDQYNRIGQILLIPKAPKIFLEKGKKSSVGKHGYNPKTVPEMKATFFAWGPEFKNNLVIDEFANINVYPLVAEVLGLKIDQPIDGKLKVLQQTLKEKK; encoded by the coding sequence ATGAAGCGAGGAATCCATTTTTTACTGCTGCTGATTTCCTTTACAGCTTTTGCTCAGCAGGCTGGTGTAGATACAGCCCAGGTCGTAATACCGGGAAGACAAAACAGTACGGAAGCACAGTCAAAACCTTATGTGATCATGATATCAACAGACGGTTTCCGGTATGATTATGCCCGGAAATATAATGCTGAAAATCTTTTAAAACTGTCTGACGGCGGGGTAAAAGCTAAAGCAATGATTCCAAGCTATCCAAGTATTACTTTCCCCAACCACTGGAGTCTGATTACCGGACTTTATCCATCACATCACGGACTGATTGATAACTTTTTCTACGACTATAAGAGAAAAGAAGGCTATGCAATGAGCAGCAAAAAAAATGCTGAGGACGGAAGCTGGTATGGAGGAATTCCACTCTGGGGACTCGCTGAAAAGCAAGGGATGGTATCTGCCTCTCTGATGTGGGTAGGATCTGCCAGCGATGCTGGAGGAATGAGACCTACTTATTATTATCCTTATCATGAAAAATTTACACCTTCCGTGAAAGTAGAAAAAGTAGTCAACTGGCTAAAGCTGCCGGAAGATAAGAGACCCCATTTTATTTCATTATACTTTCCGGAAGTAGACGGAAGCGGGCATCATTATGGTCCTGACGCCAAAGAAACAGAAAATGCTGTTCATCTGATAGATCAGGCAGTTGGTGATCTTGTGCAGAAAGTAAATGATTTAGGGCTAAAAAATGTCAACTTTATTTTTGTTTCTGATCACGGGATGATCAAAGTGGACGGTGGTACACCTCTGGAAATTCCGGCTGTTCTTTTCGATAAAAACAGATTTGATTTTTACAATTCCCAGACTCTGCTGAGAGTATACGTTAAAAATCCGGATGAGGTAAAAAAGGTTTACAAAGAACTGAAAGCCAGTAAAACAGACGATTATGAAGTATATCTGGATAAAAAACTTCCTAAATACCTTCATTTTGCGACAAGAGATGACCAGTATAACAGGATAGGACAAATTCTCCTGATCCCGAAAGCACCGAAAATTTTCCTGGAAAAAGGCAAAAAATCATCAGTAGGGAAACATGGTTACAATCCTAAAACAGTCCCTGAAATGAAAGCCACTTTCTTTGCGTGGGGACCAGAGTTCAAAAACAATCTGGTAATTGATGAATTTGCAAATATTAATGTGTATCCTTTGGTTGCTGAGGTTCTGGGACTGAAAATAGATCAGCCTATTGATGGAAAGCTGAAAGTTTTACAGCAAACCCTGAAAGAGAAAAAATAA
- a CDS encoding NAD(P)H-binding protein has product MKIIITGSLGNVAKPLAKQLIAEGHHITIVSSSDARIQDIESLGATPAIGSITDVDFLTRTFEGADAAFVMTPPAISPDKIVENTTNAGKNYAEALKKANVKKAVMLSSVGVESPVENGPIAGLHHIEKIYNEVENTSFTFLRAGYFYNNFFNDIPLIQNAGILGANYPADIEVPVVHPNDIARAAAEELVKEGNTNTIRYIVSDVRKASDFSKVLGTSVNKPELPWVEFSDEESLNGMLQAGLPEDMAKLYVEMGRGIRTGVVQKDFIDHGSPVTGNIKLEDFAKEFSSRF; this is encoded by the coding sequence ATGAAAATTATAATCACAGGCTCACTAGGAAATGTAGCCAAACCATTAGCAAAGCAATTAATTGCCGAAGGGCACCATATTACAATAGTAAGCAGCAGCGATGCCAGAATACAGGATATTGAATCCCTGGGAGCAACACCGGCAATAGGGTCTATTACAGATGTTGATTTTCTCACTCGAACATTTGAAGGAGCTGATGCCGCTTTTGTAATGACTCCACCAGCAATCAGTCCGGATAAGATTGTGGAAAACACTACGAATGCAGGAAAAAATTATGCTGAAGCCTTAAAAAAAGCCAACGTAAAAAAAGCTGTAATGCTAAGCAGCGTAGGTGTTGAATCTCCGGTGGAAAATGGTCCTATCGCAGGTCTTCACCATATTGAAAAAATATATAATGAAGTGGAGAATACTTCTTTTACTTTTCTAAGAGCAGGATATTTTTACAATAATTTTTTCAATGATATTCCTTTAATTCAAAATGCAGGCATCCTTGGAGCAAATTATCCTGCAGATATTGAAGTACCGGTAGTGCATCCTAACGATATCGCAAGAGCAGCCGCCGAAGAACTGGTAAAAGAAGGAAATACCAACACCATCAGATATATTGTAAGTGATGTAAGAAAAGCTTCTGATTTTTCCAAAGTTCTGGGAACTTCCGTTAACAAACCTGAGCTTCCATGGGTAGAATTTTCTGATGAAGAATCTTTAAACGGAATGCTTCAGGCCGGACTGCCGGAAGATATGGCTAAACTGTATGTTGAAATGGGGAGAGGAATAAGAACTGGTGTTGTACAGAAAGATTTTATTGATCACGGTTCTCCGGTTACCGGAAATATTAAATTAGAAGATTTTGCAAAGGAGTTTTCTTCCAGATTCTAA
- a CDS encoding carboxylesterase family protein, which translates to MTPNQQNTVIFETRFGKISALKEKGIYRARSIRYAHSERFKQPVAAEPSLSSVIISPDKTPVCPQALSPLVERMIGTTPVESFEPDESTQYLSITLPEIKSENEKLPVIVWIHGGSHEIGCGDLATADPADWVKEQHIIVVTVSYRLGLFGFLGGNENRPANLGLLDIIEALKWIKTYIADFGGDENNITLLGQSSGGDAIAHLMISEGIDGLFQRVIIQSAPLGLRHKRQKMSAEFLKKTEFLKDETDVIKMMDEYKIAVPSVLKYGLKAAMPFGTQYGYYPLCKEEESVDLWKKNAQKFDVLIGLNNDETAFYLKTSEALNRYFGKGLGLKIMDKTVDKTTETIYGNPAKQLAQNLADAGGNVYLFRIHSRLKDNPIGAPHCIDLPLIFGNEAAWKSSELLKNIPWNRIHENGEKLRALWAEFARTGKIADTSERPEILELQKL; encoded by the coding sequence ATGACACCCAATCAGCAGAATACTGTTATTTTTGAAACCCGTTTCGGGAAAATTTCAGCATTAAAAGAAAAAGGAATATACAGAGCCCGGAGTATCCGATATGCCCATTCTGAAAGATTTAAACAACCTGTTGCAGCAGAACCTTCCTTGTCTTCCGTAATTATTTCTCCCGATAAAACCCCGGTGTGTCCTCAGGCATTAAGCCCGCTCGTTGAAAGAATGATTGGAACCACCCCTGTTGAAAGCTTTGAGCCAGACGAAAGTACCCAATACCTTTCTATTACCCTTCCGGAAATAAAATCCGAAAATGAAAAGCTTCCGGTTATTGTCTGGATTCACGGAGGTTCTCATGAAATAGGCTGTGGAGATCTTGCCACGGCAGATCCTGCAGATTGGGTAAAAGAACAGCACATCATTGTAGTTACGGTTTCATATCGTTTAGGACTCTTTGGTTTTTTAGGCGGCAATGAAAACAGGCCTGCCAATCTGGGGCTCCTGGATATCATTGAAGCATTGAAATGGATAAAAACCTATATTGCAGATTTTGGAGGTGATGAAAACAATATCACCCTTCTCGGGCAGTCTTCGGGAGGAGACGCTATTGCCCATTTGATGATATCAGAAGGTATTGACGGATTATTTCAGCGCGTGATTATTCAGAGTGCTCCTTTAGGATTGCGTCATAAAAGACAGAAAATGTCTGCTGAATTTCTGAAAAAAACAGAATTTTTAAAAGATGAAACCGATGTTATAAAAATGATGGATGAGTACAAAATAGCGGTTCCTTCCGTACTAAAATACGGGTTGAAAGCCGCCATGCCTTTTGGTACTCAATATGGATATTATCCTTTGTGCAAAGAAGAAGAATCAGTAGACCTATGGAAAAAAAATGCTCAGAAATTTGATGTTCTGATTGGCCTGAATAATGATGAAACCGCTTTTTATCTTAAAACTTCTGAAGCTCTCAACAGATATTTCGGAAAAGGACTGGGTTTGAAAATTATGGATAAAACTGTTGACAAAACAACAGAAACAATCTACGGAAATCCGGCAAAACAATTGGCTCAAAATCTGGCTGATGCTGGCGGAAACGTCTATCTCTTCAGAATTCATTCGAGATTGAAAGACAATCCTATCGGTGCACCACATTGCATTGACCTTCCTTTAATCTTTGGCAACGAAGCAGCATGGAAATCCTCCGAACTGCTGAAGAATATTCCCTGGAACCGTATTCATGAAAATGGGGAAAAACTAAGAGCTCTCTGGGCCGAATTTGCCCGCACCGGAAAAATTGCAGATACCTCAGAAAGGCCGGAAATCCTGGAACTGCAAAAGTTGTAG
- a CDS encoding winged helix-turn-helix transcriptional regulator — translation MTAIKESSTIQENKKTVQDCPVMYVMERIGGFWKPIILFNLSTGEKRYSELKKAIPAVTEKMLIQHLKQLEADGLIIRTAKPVIPPHVTYKLSEAGNELAPVIDAMAAWAFQDMERNDHASTEGNKYIVNQNQNAFSQNLKK, via the coding sequence ATGACAGCCATCAAAGAAAGTTCAACCATTCAGGAAAATAAGAAAACAGTGCAGGATTGTCCTGTAATGTATGTGATGGAAAGAATTGGCGGATTCTGGAAACCAATTATCCTGTTTAATCTTTCCACAGGAGAAAAAAGATACAGCGAATTGAAAAAAGCAATTCCTGCAGTAACAGAAAAAATGCTTATCCAGCATTTGAAACAGCTTGAAGCAGACGGATTGATTATCAGAACAGCGAAACCTGTGATTCCTCCTCACGTAACCTATAAGCTGAGTGAAGCCGGTAACGAGCTGGCTCCTGTTATTGATGCCATGGCAGCATGGGCTTTTCAGGATATGGAAAGAAATGATCATGCATCTACTGAAGGAAACAAATATATAGTGAATCAGAATCAGAATGCTTTTAGCCAAAACCTGAAAAAATAA